One window from the genome of Thermococcus siculi encodes:
- a CDS encoding DEAD/DEAH box helicase, which translates to MYLRRDLIEPRVYQEVIYAKCKESNCLVVLPTGLGKTLIAMLIADYRLSKYGGKVLMLAPTKPLAVQHAESFKRLFNLPSEKINVLTGELSPEKRRKVWEESTVITATPQTVENDVLTGRISLEDVSLLVIDEAHRAVGSYSYVFIAKEYLKTARNPLVLGLTASPGSDEEKIREIVKNLGIEHIEVRTESSPDVKPYVQRISFEWVKVELPGIYKEVRSLLREMLKESLKPLAQFKLVSTYSPDISKREVLQAGSKINQEVARGNYEIGRLRMYQAKAVKLQHAIELLETQGLTALRAYLKKLREDKRTKSSRQLMEDPRMRKVIYLLVQAKESGVDHPKMEKLKELVRKQLERKPESKIIVFTNYRDTGKKIVEELTSMGISAERFIGQASRGKDRGMSQREQKETLERFSKGEFNVLVATSVGEEGLDVPEVDLVVFYEPVPSAIRSIQRRGRTGRHRPGKVIILMAKGTRDEAYYWSSKRKEKGMFDAIRKIARELEREKPRRAEIREKVPERAGMSRGKVTSLDQFLKPKKGKGEGPERAEKGAEAESAKKSEETKKESIENLPIKPIFVRKPKGIVVYVDNRELRSGVPKHLKELGAEVEVRTLDVADYVVSEDVGIERKSANDFIQSIIDGRLFDQVERLKRAYEKPVIIIESELYGIRNVHPNAIRGAIAAVTLDWGVPILFSSGKEETAQFIYLLAKREQEERKKEVRLRSEKKALTLAERQRLIVEGLPNVSATLAKRLLKHFGNVERVFTATEEELKEVEGIGPKKAREIRKVITAPYVEGE; encoded by the coding sequence ATGTATCTCCGCAGGGACCTAATCGAGCCGCGCGTTTATCAGGAGGTCATATACGCAAAGTGCAAGGAAAGCAACTGCCTCGTCGTCCTCCCGACGGGACTCGGAAAGACGCTCATAGCCATGCTCATAGCGGACTACAGGCTCTCCAAATACGGCGGCAAGGTTCTCATGCTCGCCCCTACCAAGCCCCTCGCAGTTCAGCACGCCGAGAGCTTCAAAAGGTTATTCAACCTCCCCTCAGAGAAGATAAACGTCCTCACGGGCGAGCTTTCGCCGGAGAAGAGACGAAAGGTGTGGGAGGAGAGCACCGTTATCACCGCCACGCCTCAGACGGTGGAGAACGACGTCCTAACGGGGAGAATATCCCTGGAGGATGTCTCACTTCTCGTTATCGACGAGGCTCATCGAGCCGTTGGGAGCTATTCCTATGTCTTCATAGCTAAGGAGTACCTCAAAACCGCGAGGAACCCGCTGGTTCTCGGATTGACCGCCTCCCCGGGAAGCGACGAGGAGAAGATCCGCGAGATAGTAAAGAACCTGGGGATAGAGCACATCGAGGTCAGAACGGAAAGCTCACCGGACGTCAAGCCCTACGTCCAGCGCATCAGTTTCGAGTGGGTTAAAGTAGAACTCCCGGGTATCTACAAAGAGGTCCGGTCCCTCCTCCGGGAGATGCTGAAGGAGAGCCTCAAGCCCCTCGCCCAGTTCAAGCTGGTGAGCACCTACTCGCCGGACATCTCAAAGAGGGAGGTCCTCCAGGCAGGTTCGAAAATAAACCAGGAAGTGGCGAGGGGCAACTACGAGATAGGAAGGCTCAGAATGTACCAGGCAAAGGCCGTTAAGCTCCAGCACGCCATCGAGCTTCTCGAAACGCAGGGATTGACCGCGCTGAGGGCATACCTGAAGAAGCTCCGCGAGGACAAGAGGACAAAATCCAGCAGGCAGCTCATGGAAGACCCGCGCATGAGGAAGGTCATCTACCTCCTCGTTCAGGCCAAGGAGAGCGGAGTAGATCATCCCAAGATGGAGAAGCTGAAGGAGCTGGTTAGGAAACAGCTCGAGAGAAAGCCCGAGTCAAAGATAATAGTCTTCACGAACTACCGCGACACGGGGAAGAAGATAGTCGAGGAGCTGACATCGATGGGCATCTCGGCCGAGAGGTTCATAGGACAGGCCAGCAGGGGAAAGGACAGGGGAATGAGCCAGAGGGAGCAGAAGGAAACCCTGGAGCGCTTCTCTAAAGGAGAATTCAACGTTCTCGTGGCCACGAGCGTCGGTGAAGAGGGCCTCGACGTTCCCGAGGTTGACCTGGTGGTGTTCTACGAGCCGGTGCCCTCAGCCATAAGGAGCATACAGCGCCGCGGCAGAACAGGGAGGCACAGGCCGGGAAAAGTCATCATACTGATGGCGAAGGGCACGCGCGACGAGGCCTACTACTGGAGCTCAAAGCGGAAGGAGAAGGGCATGTTCGACGCGATAAGAAAAATCGCGAGGGAGCTTGAAAGGGAGAAACCGAGGAGGGCTGAAATAAGGGAGAAAGTTCCGGAGCGTGCCGGGATGAGCAGGGGAAAGGTAACCTCCCTGGATCAGTTTTTGAAACCCAAAAAGGGTAAAGGAGAAGGGCCTGAGAGGGCCGAGAAAGGCGCGGAGGCAGAATCCGCTAAAAAGAGTGAAGAGACCAAGAAGGAATCCATCGAAAACCTCCCGATAAAGCCTATCTTCGTGAGGAAGCCAAAGGGAATAGTCGTCTACGTCGACAACCGCGAGCTGAGGAGCGGGGTTCCCAAGCACCTGAAGGAGCTGGGAGCGGAGGTTGAGGTAAGAACCCTCGACGTTGCCGACTACGTGGTGAGCGAGGACGTTGGGATAGAGCGCAAGAGCGCCAACGATTTCATCCAGTCGATAATCGATGGGAGGCTCTTCGATCAGGTGGAGAGGCTGAAGAGGGCCTACGAGAAGCCCGTCATAATCATCGAGAGCGAGCTATACGGCATAAGGAACGTCCACCCCAACGCAATCAGGGGCGCGATAGCAGCGGTAACCCTCGACTGGGGCGTGCCGATACTCTTCTCCTCCGGCAAGGAAGAGACCGCCCAGTTCATCTACCTCCTGGCAAAGAGGGAGCAGGAGGAGAGGAAGAAGGAAGTCCGCTTAAGGAGCGAGAAGAAGGCACTAACACTTGCCGAGAGGCAGAGGCTCATAGTCGAGGGCCTTCCAAACGTCTCGGCGACCCTCGCCAAGAGGCTTTTGAAGCACTTCGGCAACGTCGAGAGGGTCTTCACCGCCACCGAAGAGGAGCTAAAAGAGGTCGAAGGCATAGGCCCGAAGAAGGCGAGGGAGATAAGGAAGGTCATCACGGCACCCTACGTCGAGGGGGAGTGA
- a CDS encoding DEAD/DEAH box helicase — translation MSFESLGLSEATLVAVRRKGFERPTDIQREVIPRLLSGDVDIIGQSQTGTGKTAAFALPIIEVIDPKERGVQAIILTPTRELALQVADEIKSLRGKKRIYVYAVYGGQPIGPQIRALERGTHIVVGTPGRVLDHIRRGTIDLSGVKFFILDEADRMLDMGFIDDIEAIFRETPKEKRVLMFSATMPPEIKRLARRYMKNHEVISVSSDELVPEMVDQEYVEVVPARKLTVLRKILDSGEFYGIVFCATKRETRELSEKLRRSGYRAEALNGDMSQAARERTFWRFKTKKTRILVATDVAARGLDVQDISHIVNYSLPMTAEDYVHRIGRTGRMGKRGKAVTFIMPGEFRRLRYIAQVAGVEVRKSELSEEIPREYRERYERNQRDYGSRNYSRNSGRSRNYGRSRGNGNNGRNRKGGRRNYSDDYSGDYRNHRY, via the coding sequence ATGAGTTTTGAAAGCTTAGGCTTATCCGAGGCCACCCTAGTGGCGGTCAGGCGGAAGGGTTTTGAAAGACCAACGGACATCCAGAGGGAGGTCATTCCGCGTCTTCTATCGGGCGATGTGGATATAATCGGCCAGTCCCAGACTGGAACTGGAAAGACAGCAGCTTTTGCGCTTCCGATAATAGAGGTAATAGACCCCAAGGAGAGGGGCGTCCAGGCGATAATCCTCACGCCCACCAGGGAGCTTGCCCTGCAGGTGGCGGACGAAATTAAAAGCCTCCGCGGGAAGAAGAGGATCTACGTTTACGCTGTCTACGGCGGCCAGCCGATAGGCCCCCAGATAAGGGCACTTGAGAGGGGAACGCATATAGTAGTGGGAACCCCTGGAAGGGTTCTCGACCACATAAGGCGTGGCACCATTGACCTCAGCGGAGTTAAGTTTTTCATCCTCGACGAGGCCGACAGGATGCTCGACATGGGCTTCATCGACGACATTGAAGCGATCTTTAGGGAGACGCCGAAGGAAAAGAGGGTTCTGATGTTCTCGGCAACCATGCCTCCGGAAATTAAGAGGCTCGCGAGGCGATACATGAAGAACCACGAGGTCATAAGCGTCAGCAGCGACGAGCTGGTGCCGGAGATGGTCGACCAGGAGTACGTCGAGGTCGTCCCCGCCAGGAAGCTCACCGTTCTCAGGAAGATACTGGACAGCGGAGAGTTCTACGGCATAGTCTTTTGCGCCACCAAGAGGGAGACGAGAGAACTCAGCGAGAAGCTCAGGAGAAGCGGCTACCGGGCCGAGGCTCTAAACGGTGACATGAGCCAAGCGGCGAGGGAGAGGACCTTCTGGCGCTTCAAGACGAAGAAGACGAGGATTCTCGTTGCCACTGACGTTGCCGCAAGGGGTCTTGATGTTCAAGACATAAGCCACATCGTGAACTACTCGCTGCCCATGACGGCCGAGGACTACGTCCACAGGATAGGCAGGACCGGCAGGATGGGCAAGAGGGGGAAGGCAGTCACCTTCATAATGCCCGGCGAGTTCAGGAGGCTGCGCTACATAGCCCAGGTTGCCGGCGTGGAAGTCAGAAAGTCAGAGCTGAGTGAGGAAATTCCGCGTGAGTACCGCGAGAGGTACGAGAGGAACCAGAGGGATTACGGCTCAAGGAACTATTCCAGAAACTCCGGGCGCTCCAGGAATTACGGCAGGAGCAGAGGGAATGGAAACAACGGCAGGAACAGGAAAGGCGGAAGGAGAAACTACTCGGACGATTATTCAGGCGATTACAGGAACCATAGATACTGA
- a CDS encoding M55 family metallopeptidase — protein MRAFVSLDLEGLPYVVSREHLFVKGALYGEARRIATEIVKTAAEGLHEAGFDEVVVADSHGPMVNVIPEEMPEYVELVRGFPRPLSMVAFARGSDAALFLGYHAKAGSAGATFDHTYSGASVDRLEINGVEVSEFLLNAYLLGSWGIPVILVGGDRRLIETDVKKHAPWVVGVPFKESVSRYAAKSPGMGRIRSMLEAGVREAVERLERGDAKPLVTDEPVHVRIRFLSSSFADTAELLPFVERIDGKTVEFNAETVEDAYRIFELLILAAAGVNAIVTR, from the coding sequence ATGAGGGCTTTCGTATCGCTTGATCTGGAAGGTCTCCCGTACGTGGTCAGCAGGGAGCACCTCTTCGTGAAGGGGGCGCTCTACGGGGAGGCGAGGAGAATAGCGACCGAGATAGTGAAGACCGCCGCAGAAGGCCTCCATGAGGCCGGTTTTGATGAAGTGGTTGTGGCCGACAGCCACGGGCCGATGGTTAACGTGATACCGGAGGAGATGCCAGAGTACGTCGAGCTGGTCAGGGGTTTTCCGAGGCCGCTCAGCATGGTGGCCTTCGCGAGGGGAAGCGACGCGGCGCTTTTCCTGGGCTACCACGCAAAGGCCGGAAGCGCGGGGGCGACCTTCGACCACACCTACAGCGGGGCCAGCGTGGACAGGCTGGAGATAAACGGCGTGGAGGTGAGCGAGTTCCTGCTGAACGCGTACCTCCTCGGAAGCTGGGGAATCCCAGTCATCCTTGTGGGAGGAGACAGGAGGCTCATAGAGACCGACGTGAAGAAACACGCCCCCTGGGTCGTTGGTGTCCCGTTCAAGGAATCCGTCTCGCGCTACGCCGCCAAGAGTCCCGGGATGGGAAGGATACGGAGCATGCTAGAAGCAGGCGTGAGGGAGGCGGTTGAGAGGCTGGAACGTGGAGATGCAAAGCCGCTGGTAACCGATGAGCCTGTTCACGTAAGGATACGCTTTCTCAGCAGTTCCTTTGCCGACACCGCCGAGCTCCTGCCCTTCGTGGAGCGCATCGACGGGAAGACCGTCGAGTTCAACGCGGAAACCGTGGAGGACGCGTACAGGATATTCGAGCTTCTGATCCTGGCAGCCGCCGGCGTCAACGCAATAGTCACGAGGTAA
- a CDS encoding geranylgeranylglyceryl/heptaprenylglyceryl phosphate synthase, translated as MKLQPGKVESYIHERLENERLHFVLLDPDDVDPETAGKIAEMSEEIGVDAIMIGGSTGAEGDVLDGVVKAIKESSGLPTILFPGSHGGISKYADAIFFMSLLNSTNPFFITGAQALGAFQVKRYGIEPIPMAYLIIEPGETVGWVGDAKPIPRHKPKIAAAYALAGQYLGMRLVYLEAGSGASKPVPPEMIALVKRVIDVPLIVGGGIRTGEQARAAVNAGADIIVTGTAIEKAGSIEKAREKLVELNRGIKG; from the coding sequence ATGAAGCTCCAGCCTGGAAAGGTCGAATCCTACATTCACGAAAGGCTCGAAAATGAGAGGCTCCACTTCGTGCTCCTCGATCCAGATGACGTTGACCCCGAAACCGCCGGGAAGATAGCGGAGATGAGCGAGGAAATAGGCGTTGACGCGATAATGATAGGCGGCTCCACCGGGGCCGAGGGAGACGTTCTGGACGGCGTTGTGAAGGCCATAAAAGAATCGTCCGGCCTGCCGACCATACTCTTCCCAGGTTCCCACGGCGGGATAAGCAAATACGCCGATGCCATCTTCTTCATGAGCCTGCTCAACTCAACGAACCCCTTCTTCATAACCGGTGCCCAGGCGTTGGGAGCGTTTCAGGTAAAGCGCTACGGCATAGAGCCGATACCAATGGCCTACCTCATCATCGAACCGGGAGAAACCGTCGGCTGGGTGGGCGATGCCAAGCCCATACCGAGGCACAAGCCCAAGATTGCCGCAGCTTACGCGCTGGCCGGCCAGTACCTAGGAATGAGGCTCGTTTACCTCGAAGCTGGAAGCGGGGCCAGCAAGCCGGTGCCGCCGGAGATGATAGCCCTCGTGAAGCGCGTCATAGACGTCCCCCTGATAGTTGGGGGAGGAATAAGAACCGGGGAACAGGCCAGAGCGGCGGTAAATGCTGGAGCGGACATAATCGTCACGGGAACAGCGATAGAGAAGGCCGGCTCGATTGAGAAGGCCAGAGAAAAGCTGGTGGAGCTGAACAGGGGTATAAAGGGATGA
- a CDS encoding GIY-YIG nuclease family protein, with amino-acid sequence MKGSYFLVILLRKNTVVRTKGREFPLKAGHYVYVGSAMNSLEKRVARHFSRDKKLHWHIDFLLKEAELLRAYLIPSEERLEERLSVEVARYGEPVEGFGAGDVRISTNLYRFEEEPDSVLVGILERLGLNWKRVKSREEVIEFGGRK; translated from the coding sequence ATGAAGGGCTCCTACTTCCTTGTCATCCTGCTGAGGAAGAACACGGTCGTAAGGACGAAGGGCAGGGAGTTTCCATTGAAGGCGGGCCACTACGTCTACGTCGGCTCCGCCATGAACTCCCTCGAAAAGCGCGTTGCCAGGCACTTCTCGAGGGACAAAAAGCTTCACTGGCACATAGACTTCCTCCTGAAGGAGGCAGAGCTTTTGAGGGCTTATCTGATACCCAGCGAGGAGAGGCTCGAAGAGAGGCTCTCTGTGGAAGTGGCGCGCTACGGAGAACCGGTTGAGGGCTTTGGCGCCGGGGACGTCAGGATCAGCACAAACCTCTATCGCTTTGAGGAGGAACCCGACAGTGTTCTCGTGGGTATTCTGGAGCGACTGGGACTGAACTGGAAAAGGGTTAAAAGTCGGGAAGAGGTTATAGAGTTCGGTGGGAGAAAATGA
- a CDS encoding DUF2095 family protein — protein sequence MEEKKKKRSVDDFAWQEYDREEFEQTFPALARELEEEGIPVDAYRAKEEGEILEEEEEMTDFSGYNPTVIDFLRRCETDDEALEIINWMEERGEITHEMAKELRVTLVQKGVRAFGPKKEWGWYEKHRKRG from the coding sequence ATGGAGGAGAAGAAAAAGAAGCGATCCGTTGACGACTTCGCCTGGCAGGAGTACGACAGGGAGGAGTTCGAGCAGACTTTTCCCGCATTGGCCAGGGAGCTTGAGGAGGAGGGCATTCCCGTCGATGCCTACCGGGCCAAGGAGGAGGGCGAGATACTGGAGGAAGAGGAAGAGATGACGGACTTCTCCGGCTACAACCCCACCGTCATCGACTTCCTCAGGAGATGCGAGACCGACGATGAGGCACTCGAGATCATCAACTGGATGGAGGAACGGGGCGAGATAACCCATGAGATGGCCAAGGAACTCCGTGTGACCCTCGTACAGAAGGGTGTGAGGGCCTTTGGCCCCAAGAAGGAGTGGGGTTGGTACGAGAAACACAGAAAGCGCGGGTAA
- a CDS encoding AMP phosphorylase encodes MKAKVRILDMYSGRYSVFINEKEAKKAKLHPDDLVKIEAGKKTVYGSVVISSLIKEGEVGVSKDILQLHSFSEGELVTVLPSGAPESVRYIKKKMRGEKLRKVEIETIVKDIVDRKLRDIEISSFVTSLEINGLDMDEIAALTIAMAETGDMLDIDRKPIMDVHSIGGVPGNKTNILVVPIVAAAGLTIPKTSSRAITSAAGTADVVEVFAEVSFSLDEIKRIVEKIGACMVWGGALNLAPADDITIKSERALSIDPTGLMLASIMSKKYAMGSQYVLIDIPTGKGVKVETVDAARALARDFIELGKRLGQYVEGAITYGGQPIGHTVGPALEAREALSALMTGTGPGSLIEKATGLAGVLLEMGGVAPAGMGKKMAREILESGKAYQKMREIIEEQGGNPDIKPEEIPVGDKTYTFTAPTSGYITGIDNRAITGIARAAGAPEDKGAGLELYVKVGEKVKEGDPLFTIHAESEARLDQAIVFARRTEPIRIEGMVLQRIGNI; translated from the coding sequence ATGAAGGCGAAGGTTCGGATACTGGACATGTACAGCGGGAGGTATTCTGTTTTCATAAACGAGAAAGAGGCGAAAAAAGCGAAACTGCATCCCGACGACCTAGTGAAGATTGAGGCCGGAAAGAAGACGGTCTACGGTAGCGTCGTCATAAGCAGCCTCATCAAAGAAGGCGAGGTGGGTGTGAGCAAGGATATTCTCCAGTTGCACAGCTTCTCCGAGGGCGAGTTGGTCACGGTTCTCCCGAGCGGTGCCCCCGAGAGTGTTCGCTACATCAAGAAGAAGATGCGCGGAGAAAAGCTCAGGAAGGTGGAGATAGAGACCATAGTCAAGGACATCGTCGACAGAAAGCTCCGCGACATAGAGATAAGCTCCTTCGTTACATCCCTCGAGATAAACGGCCTCGACATGGACGAGATAGCGGCCCTGACAATAGCCATGGCCGAAACGGGAGACATGCTTGACATCGACAGGAAGCCCATCATGGACGTCCACAGCATAGGCGGCGTCCCGGGCAACAAGACCAATATACTCGTCGTCCCCATAGTGGCCGCTGCCGGCCTGACCATACCCAAAACCAGCTCCAGGGCAATAACCAGCGCCGCCGGAACTGCGGATGTCGTCGAGGTCTTCGCTGAAGTCAGCTTCTCCCTCGACGAGATAAAGCGCATAGTCGAGAAGATAGGCGCCTGTATGGTATGGGGCGGCGCCCTGAACCTCGCCCCCGCCGACGATATAACAATCAAATCCGAGAGGGCACTCAGCATCGACCCCACAGGCCTCATGCTCGCCAGCATAATGTCAAAGAAATACGCCATGGGCAGCCAGTACGTCCTCATCGACATCCCGACCGGAAAGGGCGTCAAGGTCGAGACGGTTGACGCCGCCAGGGCACTCGCGAGGGACTTCATAGAGCTTGGAAAGAGGCTCGGCCAGTACGTCGAGGGGGCCATAACCTACGGCGGCCAGCCGATAGGTCACACCGTCGGACCCGCTTTGGAGGCCAGGGAGGCCCTCTCCGCCCTCATGACCGGAACCGGTCCCGGCAGCCTCATAGAGAAGGCCACCGGTCTCGCTGGAGTCCTGCTCGAGATGGGCGGCGTTGCTCCCGCTGGAATGGGCAAGAAGATGGCCAGGGAGATACTCGAGAGCGGAAAGGCCTACCAGAAGATGCGCGAGATAATCGAGGAGCAGGGCGGGAACCCCGACATCAAGCCCGAGGAGATACCCGTTGGAGACAAGACCTACACCTTCACCGCCCCGACGAGCGGCTATATAACCGGCATTGACAACAGGGCCATCACGGGAATCGCTAGGGCCGCCGGTGCCCCCGAGGACAAGGGCGCTGGACTGGAACTCTACGTCAAGGTCGGGGAGAAGGTCAAGGAGGGCGACCCGCTCTTCACAATCCACGCTGAGAGCGAGGCCAGGCTCGACCAGGCGATAGTCTTCGCCAGGAGAACCGAACCCATAAGGATAGAGGGCATGGTTCTCCAGAGGATAGGGAACATCTGA
- the minD gene encoding cell division ATPase MinD: MEGRSIVFASGKGGTGKTTTVANLGVALAQFGKEVILLDADITMANLSLVLGMEDIPITLHDVLAGEADLKDAIYEGPAGVKVIPGGLSLEKIKKAKPEKLRQLIREIGQMADFVLIDAPAGLEMTSVTALLIGKELIIVTNPEISAITDSLKTKLIAEKLGTLPLGAILNRVTNEKTELTQEEIEAILEVPVLAMIPEDPEVKRASAYGVPLVIKNPTSPAAIAIKQLAAKLAGIKWQAPEPESPIKRVFKALFGGKK, encoded by the coding sequence TTGGAGGGCCGTTCAATTGTTTTCGCATCGGGAAAAGGTGGAACGGGTAAAACAACGACGGTTGCGAATCTGGGCGTTGCTCTGGCCCAGTTTGGAAAGGAGGTAATTCTCCTGGACGCGGACATAACCATGGCCAACCTAAGTCTCGTCCTTGGAATGGAGGACATTCCGATAACCCTGCACGACGTTCTCGCAGGCGAGGCTGACCTTAAGGATGCAATCTACGAGGGACCCGCCGGAGTAAAGGTGATCCCCGGTGGACTCAGCCTTGAGAAGATCAAGAAGGCCAAGCCCGAGAAGCTCAGGCAGCTAATAAGGGAGATAGGTCAGATGGCCGATTTCGTCCTCATAGATGCTCCCGCGGGTCTTGAGATGACCTCGGTTACCGCACTTCTCATCGGTAAGGAGCTTATCATCGTCACCAACCCGGAGATCTCGGCAATAACGGACTCCCTCAAGACCAAGCTCATAGCCGAAAAGCTCGGAACGCTTCCGCTCGGCGCTATACTCAACAGGGTCACCAACGAGAAGACCGAGCTTACCCAGGAGGAGATAGAGGCCATCCTCGAGGTTCCGGTTCTTGCCATGATACCGGAGGATCCCGAAGTTAAGAGGGCCAGCGCCTACGGTGTCCCTCTCGTCATCAAGAACCCGACAAGCCCGGCGGCAATTGCCATCAAGCAGCTCGCCGCGAAGCTCGCCGGCATCAAGTGGCAGGCCCCCGAGCCTGAGAGCCCGATTAAGAGGGTCTTCAAAGCACTGTTTGGAGGGAAGAAATGA
- a CDS encoding slipin family protein produces the protein MALVTAGNVVLAIVLLFVLIILVTAIKIVKEYERAVIFRLGRVVGARGPGLFFIIPIFEKAVIVDLRTRVLDVPVQETITKDNVPVRVNAVVYFRVIDPVKAVTQVSNYIMATSQIAQTTLRSVIGQAHLDELLSEREKLNLQLQKIIDEATDPWGIKVSTVEIKDVELPSGMQRAMARQAEAERERRARILLAEAERQAAEKLRDAAEIVSQHPMALQLRTLQTISDVASDKSNVIILPLPMEMLKLFRSLADTADAARIKLEKEAEEKKEAEAQASGE, from the coding sequence GTGGCTCTCGTAACGGCGGGCAATGTGGTTCTTGCCATCGTTTTGTTGTTTGTGTTGATTATACTGGTGACGGCCATAAAGATAGTCAAGGAGTACGAGAGGGCAGTGATATTCAGGCTCGGTAGGGTCGTTGGTGCCAGGGGTCCGGGACTGTTCTTCATAATCCCCATATTCGAGAAGGCGGTGATAGTCGACCTGCGTACCAGGGTTCTGGACGTCCCGGTTCAGGAGACCATAACCAAGGACAACGTTCCGGTCAGGGTTAACGCCGTCGTCTACTTCCGCGTTATAGATCCGGTTAAGGCCGTCACCCAGGTCAGTAATTACATAATGGCCACCAGCCAGATAGCCCAGACGACGTTGAGGAGCGTCATAGGTCAGGCGCACCTCGACGAACTCCTCAGCGAGAGGGAGAAACTAAACCTCCAGCTCCAGAAGATCATCGACGAGGCAACAGACCCGTGGGGAATAAAGGTCAGCACGGTCGAGATAAAGGACGTCGAGTTGCCGAGCGGCATGCAGAGGGCCATGGCTAGGCAGGCGGAGGCCGAGCGTGAGAGGCGTGCAAGGATTCTCCTCGCCGAGGCCGAGCGCCAGGCCGCCGAGAAGCTCCGCGACGCGGCTGAGATAGTGTCCCAGCACCCGATGGCACTCCAGCTCAGGACGCTCCAGACCATAAGCGACGTCGCCAGCGACAAGAGCAACGTCATAATACTGCCACTCCCGATGGAGATGCTCAAGCTATTCCGGAGCCTCGCCGATACCGCGGATGCCGCCAGGATAAAGCTCGAAAAGGAGGCCGAGGAAAAGAAGGAAGCCGAGGCCCAAGCCTCGGGTGAATAA
- a CDS encoding NfeD family protein produces MRLSVALGVFLLFIMLLPSVSAQGTVYVAKVDGMITGYTVDQFDRYITQAEENNAEALIIELNTPGGRADAMQAIVSRLQSSKVPVIIYVYPSGGMAASAGTYIALGSHIIAMSPGTVIGACRPILGYGQNGSIVEAPPKITNFYIAYIRELARMSGRNETLAEEFITEDRSVTPEEALKYGVIEVIASDVDDLLQKVDGMETKIPVDGRGRVVLHTRNARIVYIEPSFRDTVVKYITDPTIAYLLINLGMIGLIFGFLTPGWHVPETIGAIMLVLGLIGLGYFGYESAGLLLIGLAMIFFIAEALTPTFGLFTVAGVVSFIIGGIMLFSGNGGEYLVTGETYAVLRVAIIVMAILLGLFFLFGVATVVRAHKRKPEAGKEELVGEVGKVMEDLDPEGVVKLHGELWKAESRSGERIPVGEKVKVVKVDGLTLIVEKVDEKKEG; encoded by the coding sequence ATGAGGCTAAGCGTTGCTCTGGGTGTCTTCCTTCTGTTCATCATGCTCCTTCCCAGCGTGAGCGCCCAGGGCACCGTCTACGTCGCGAAGGTAGACGGGATGATAACCGGCTACACGGTTGACCAGTTCGACAGGTACATAACCCAGGCGGAGGAAAACAACGCGGAGGCATTGATAATCGAGCTGAACACCCCCGGTGGCAGGGCCGACGCGATGCAGGCCATTGTCTCCAGGCTTCAAAGCTCGAAGGTTCCCGTCATAATCTACGTCTATCCCTCCGGTGGCATGGCCGCCTCCGCTGGAACCTACATAGCGCTCGGTTCCCACATCATCGCTATGTCCCCCGGGACGGTTATAGGGGCCTGCAGGCCGATACTCGGCTACGGGCAGAACGGGAGCATCGTCGAGGCCCCGCCGAAGATAACGAACTTTTACATCGCCTACATACGTGAGCTGGCCAGGATGAGCGGCAGGAACGAGACGCTGGCTGAGGAATTCATAACTGAAGACAGGAGTGTTACCCCTGAGGAGGCCCTTAAGTACGGCGTCATCGAGGTCATAGCGAGCGATGTGGACGACCTCCTTCAGAAAGTGGACGGTATGGAGACGAAAATCCCCGTGGACGGCAGGGGAAGGGTGGTTCTGCACACCAGAAACGCCCGCATCGTCTACATCGAGCCGTCCTTCAGGGATACCGTCGTCAAGTACATAACCGACCCGACCATAGCATACCTCCTGATAAACCTCGGCATGATCGGCCTCATATTCGGTTTTCTGACACCGGGCTGGCACGTTCCGGAGACCATAGGCGCGATAATGCTCGTCCTCGGTTTAATCGGCCTCGGCTACTTCGGCTATGAGAGCGCCGGGCTGCTCCTGATAGGTCTTGCGATGATATTCTTCATTGCGGAGGCCCTAACCCCGACCTTTGGCCTGTTCACGGTTGCGGGTGTTGTTTCCTTCATCATAGGTGGTATAATGCTCTTCAGCGGCAATGGGGGTGAGTACCTGGTGACCGGTGAAACGTACGCCGTTCTGAGGGTGGCTATAATAGTGATGGCAATACTCCTCGGTCTGTTCTTCCTCTTTGGCGTTGCTACCGTGGTGCGGGCCCACAAGAGAAAGCCGGAGGCTGGAAAGGAGGAACTCGTGGGGGAGGTTGGCAAGGTAATGGAAGACCTTGACCCGGAGGGCGTCGTCAAGCTTCACGGGGAGCTTTGGAAGGCCGAAAGCAGAAGCGGGGAGAGGATACCCGTCGGGGAGAAGGTGAAGGTCGTTAAGGTGGATGGGCTGACTCTCATAGTCGAAAAAGTTGACGAAAAGAAGGAGGGATGA